ACCGCGAGAGCCAACAAGGGCAAACAGGTCAGCATCCGCGTCCAACCCGACCATGGGTTCGCATGGCGCAGCCAAACGACGTCATCCATGCCCATGACCCGTTCAGTCCCTTTGAAGAAATCCACCGCCCCGCTCCTGTCAAGTGTTCCGCAAAGCCTGCGCCATGGCTGCGGCCTCATTTATGACGTCCAGATCCAACCCTGTGTCATACCCAAGGGCTGCCAGATGCTGTGCCACGGCTTCCGTTGCGACATTGCCCTCAGACCCCGGCGCAAAAGCGCATCCACCCAAGCCCCCAACAGCGGCATCAAACACGCGTAGACCAAGGCTCAAAGAGGCATCAATATTGGCCATCGCCCGACCATTGGTGTCATGATAATGACCGGCAAGCCGCCCGACAGGCACAACATCACGCACAGCCAAGAGCATGCGTGCGATGCTATCCGGCGTTCCGGCTCCGATTGTGTCGCCTAGGCTGATTTCATAGCATCCCATGCCAAACAGCTTGTCGGCGACTTCGGCAACAGCGGAGGGTGCCACGGCGCCATCATAGGGGCATTCGATGGCGCATGACACATAGCCCCGCACCGGCAGATCTATATGACGCGCCTCTTCGAGAATAGGTTCAAAGCGCGCAATGCTTTCCGCGATACTTGCGTTGACGTTAGCCTTGGAAAACCCTTCTGACGCAGAGGCAAAAACCGCAACCTCATCTGCGCCTGCTGCCTTGGCATCCTCAAAACCGCGCATGTTCGGGGTCAGTGCCGCGTAACGCACCCCTTTGGCACGCGCGATCGCTGCCAGCACATCGCCGGATCCGGCCATCTGTGGCACCCATTTAGGTGAGACAAAACTGGCCGCTTCAATGCGGCGGAACCCTGCGCGACTGAGCGTATCGATCAGTCCGACTTTTTGGGCCACGGAGATGTCGCCTGCCTCGTTCTGCAAGCCGTCACGCGGACCCACTTCGAAAATTTCACATGGTCCCAGACTCATTGCGCATCCTCCCTTTGATCGCTGTTCAGATCACTCTAGCGGCCAAGGCGCATAGAAGTCTTGTTCATAAAT
This genomic interval from Paracoccaceae bacterium contains the following:
- a CDS encoding hydroxymethylglutaryl-CoA lyase; translation: MSLGPCEIFEVGPRDGLQNEAGDISVAQKVGLIDTLSRAGFRRIEAASFVSPKWVPQMAGSGDVLAAIARAKGVRYAALTPNMRGFEDAKAAGADEVAVFASASEGFSKANVNASIAESIARFEPILEEARHIDLPVRGYVSCAIECPYDGAVAPSAVAEVADKLFGMGCYEISLGDTIGAGTPDSIARMLLAVRDVVPVGRLAGHYHDTNGRAMANIDASLSLGLRVFDAAVGGLGGCAFAPGSEGNVATEAVAQHLAALGYDTGLDLDVINEAAAMAQALRNT